CTTTGTCTTTTCAGGATAAATATATCCTTGCAGAACATTTTAAGGCACTTGAAAAATCTGACCAACACCATACCTTTAAATCTCACATTTTATAAAGTGatttcttttctgtatatttcagtGCCGATTCTAAAGGAAAACAATGTGTATATTTACAAAGTGAATGAATATTAGAAAGAAATCCCTCAACTGACACTGCAGCAAATTTCTGGTGCATGCACTTGTTATTGAATATATATTCGATCCTAACATTGACTTTctcttaagaaaaggaaaaagaaaaaaattccaaagtcGATTTTTTACTGATTTAAATAACAGCTTACCATAGTGTTGTCTTCTACATCAGCATCTCATTTTCTCCGGGAAACTTAAGCTTAAAGGTCGCCTTGTTCTGGAAAGTAGGAACCGCTTCTGGCTGTGGGCTGTGCTTGCCGGCTCAGCTGCATTGTGTTGCTGTGAGCTGAAGCTCTGCAACCACCTGATCAGCCCCACATAGGAGGACTGCAGAGCTGTCATTGGTGCTGACTCAAAGTTATTGCAAGAGGTGCACACGCAACTGAATGgaccaaaagaaatttttttttaatttagtgttGAGTGTACCCATATATCTCAGATTTGCTGTAGGATGGAAAACCTCGTGCACATTAGACCTGGCCTTTACTCATTTCTGTGTATTTGAGCTTAGGCTCCACATTTTAACATTCACCTCGTGAAGAATCTGTGGTTCTTTTTAATGCGCCTACTcttcattcattttatacattgaaaaatgttgaaaatgaaTTTGACCTTCCTTGTGGATGGTTTTCTAAGATATTAGTTTAACTATTTTTaactctgcctttttattttttctagaatgGTACAATTGtcttatcactttttaaaataacatattacaatctgtttgatttttttatgtaCCCCACCCCGCCAAATATGGTGATGATTATATACAATCAGGTTTTCAAATTTATCAACCACCTAACTGTTCATCTTTTGGAGAAGTACAAAAGTATTTAAATatgatgattttgtttttatctttctgatacAAAGGATTGTTTGACCCAGGCTGTGCACAAATgaggctacattttttttttttttttttttttttttgcggtacgcgggcctctcactgttgtggcctctcccgttgcggagcacaggctccggacgcgcaggctcagcggccatggctcacgggcccagccgctccgtggcatgtgggatcttcccggaccggggcacgaacccgtgtcccctgcatcggcaggcggactctcaaccactgcgccaccagggaagcccgaggctacATTTTTTAATGAGCATCTAATTCTTTTAATTATCAGTTCATGTAGTaaagtaaatgtattttatttgatgTCTTTTGggttaaggatttttttcttcatgaaattACTTTGGTCAGTGGATATGAATATTGTTGTCTCCAGAGACATCTTTGGTACTATATGAATGaccatttatttgattttatgttttaaaaataatagcataggggcttccctggtggctcagtggttgagagtccgcctaccaatgcaggggacatgggttcgtgccccggtctgggaagatcccacatgccgcggagcggctgggcccgtgagccacggccgctgagcctgcgtgtctggagcctgtgctccgcaatgggagaggccacaacagtgagaggcccgcgtaccgcaaaaaaaataataataataataacataaattTTAGTTGATTTCTTCAGAATGTTTCACATTTTATCTTACTGAGAAAACaatttacattgtttttaaattacatgaaatAAGGTAAAAGGGAAAACTTTCATTAGGGGCTTTAGAAAATAAGACCAGATTTATGACAGCTTCTGCTCCACTCTTTAGTGGATTGATTGTGTAAATAATCTGTTAAAACTTGAATCTAATTTCTAGAATAGCCAGTTTAccttagaaaagaaaacaaagtcatgACATTTTCTTTACCAAATTGTTACCATTTAAAAACCAGCAATTATTAGCATGTTACATGTAAGGAAAATCTCTTTATGCCTATTTActtaattctttgtttttctctaaattaCATTTGCCATTGTTTTACCCCAAATTTTACTCTAAATAGAATTTACTGTATTAAAAATTGAagtttattttcttagaaaagaaaCTATACTCTAGGAGTCATCTTTTGTATGAGATGAATGTTTCTCGAAAAgtacctacatttaaaaaatctgaagtgTTAGAAATTTACTATCGATTAGGTACTTTATTCCCACTTTACTTTGAGGGTTCAGCCTTGGGCTCTTAATAAGATTCTTTCTATGGATTTCAGAAACCAGTAGTCAATCTTGTGCTTAAAAATAATGTGTTAAAAATACAATATTCAGCAATATTGTTGTGGAAATAAGGAATGATTGTTttgacatttaggtttcttctatTTCAGCTTCTGTGTATGTTAAACTTCAAGGGATGTGACTGAGGGTCAGTTTACCAAACACTTAAATCTCTCCTTTTAATTTTAGGAAGTCTCATTACATCCATGTGGAAGTAGAGTTCTCCAGTTCCATTATACttattggtgtttttgtttgAAAGAAAGAACATGTTATTTCTCTATGGATCATATGAATTTGGGTTTAGGCTGTATCGAGATCAGATTTTGCAGCATATAATAGAAAATTCCAATATAATAGTAGTGGCAACGTTTCTTATATCAAGTTTGGGGACATACCAAATTGCTTCTGTTATTCAAAGACTATTGTAaaattctcaaaaagaaaaagagggtggAAGTATTGCCTACAGCCATACCGCCCTGAATGTGCCAGATACTCGTCTAATCTCAGAAGCTAAGTGGGGTcaggcctggttagtacttggatgggagaaaAAGGGGGGAGTATATTTTAGTGTACTTGAATCGTAATCGTAATCGTACTTGAATCGTCCTTATGATTTTAGAAgttttcatgaaataaaataatagtatattACATTACtccaaaaaaagaataattttttgtaGGCTTAAGTGTTTGTTACAACTTATGTTAGATGTTATTCAGACACATTACATTTTAGATAAGTCAAATATTCTAGGCTAAGCAGTAAACTAACTTGCATATTCTTTTGTGAAGCACACCGTTCTAGGATGCATTATCCCAACATTGTGAAAGGTATAACAAATTACCTGCCAGGGCACAACTATCCCATGTTAAATCAACAGTTTGGAAACCCAATCAGTTTATCTTTGTTACTTAAGTTGATAACATTTGTTGTGCTTATTTGAGAGTAAAAGTATTATATTCTCTATTTTTGGTAATATAGTTGGCTATTCAGACTGAATTTACTGCTGAAAACAGCTAAGAGTActgaataaagtattttaaaagcatgGGAGAACTGACAAGATAGAAATTATCAGGTCAAAATTCAAGTGAATCAATCCTTTCTCCTACCTCACCACCCTTTTTCCCCCGTGTCACGGGCTTGTTGCCAAAACTCAGTCACTTGTTCCCTAGAATGTCCCTCATCTGGAtttatctgttttcttccttGTGAAGATTTAATTTGTTCCTCTATCCCccatatttcctataaatggtTTCTAACAGCATTAACATAATTGCTTATTTGTGTCATCCTACAATAGTTTCAAAATAATACCAGTATTGCTACAGATACTTAGATTACAGACTACTGAGTAAAGTTTAAGACTCTTGGCAGCCTTATTTGTTCTTAGAATACATTTCATTAAGGATGTATAATCAATTCTGTGTCCTAATGCACCttgaaataattttctctatattttttataTCACCAACTTTACATAAATTTAGCTTCATTTATTTCAGTTACTTATCAGTTTTTAGGGACTGCTTTAGTCAAAACTGTATAACAAGGTATATTCAGGGAAATCTTGCTTCTCAATCCCCTCCGCCCTATCCCCTTCCTCCTCTTATTGGTGACTATTTTTATTAGCTTTTGGTTGTATCTTAacagtatttctttttgaaaaagagcaaaaatctgtatgtatgtatcataTGTTCTTATCCCCGCCCCTCCTCATATAAAAGGTTGCATACTAAGTAGACTGCTACACATCttcttttttacttaataatatatCTTGAGGATCACTCCATGTCAGCATATAGGGATCTTTCACATTTATTTCATGATGCATAGTACTCCATTTGGGAGTGTACCATGGTTTATTAACCAGTGCCCTGTTGATGAGCATCTGGATTGTTTCCAGACTTTTGTTGTTACAGATAATGCCACAGTGAATACCCTTGCACCtaagtaattttatattttgtccaatgagtctttgaaaaaaatttctgtAAGTAGGATTGCTGAGTAAAACGGTAAGTGCATTTGGAATTTTTCTGGATATTACCAAATATTGACTATACCATTTCGCAGTTCCACCAGCAGTATATCAGGGTGTCTAGTTCTGTAGAGCCTCACCATAGACTTTGTTGCTGAACTTTTGGATTTATTTCCATCTGATGGGTAATAGTATCTcagtttaattttaaatacatctttCTTATTATAAGAAAAGTTGTATactttatatatgtttttaaagatcatttaaatttttcttctgtgaCTGTCTTTTATATGTTTTGCATGTTTTTTCTAGTGTGTTGTGGGTATCCCCCCCCGAATCTGTATTTAGGTTTTTTAAACTTCAGGGATATGAGCCCTTTGTCTTAACTTAAGTTGCACATTTTTTCCCCGGTTTGTCCTTTGTCTTTTGTCAAaggtatgttttttcttttctaatggtgtttgttttacatttaaaagttttatgtaattggacttcctttttttttttaattaatgcttCTGGATTTTGAGTCTTAACTAGGAAGGTTTGTCTCACTTTCAGATTATAAAGGAATTCACtcatatttcttctatttttttatataattttatataatttcatgttttatatttatatctctgATTTATTTGGTGTTTATTCTAATGTAGTATGAAGTATGGATCCAGTTTCATCTTCTTCCAATTACctatccagttgtcccaataCTGATTTGAgatttgagtctgtttctggactttccattctgtaccattgatctatctAATCATGTACTAATATCGCAGTGTTTTACTTATAGGTGCCCATATATTTTGCTACTTTACTTTTTGTTCAGAACTAGGTAATAACAACAATTAGAGTCACTCTCATCTAATTCATTGTGTTGCCCACCACCAACACCAAATGGAATACATGTGTGATAAATGTATGTTGCAATGTGTGAGGTAGGTGCTCTTTGGTCCTATGTTAGTGAAAAGAATGCTGAACCAGGAGTCAGGGAACAAACTCAGCTTTCACTACCACTTCTAAGCAAGTCACTTactctctctgggcctgttttctcagcatttaacaaataaaaggagCTGAACTAGATGGTATTGAGGGTTGTTCTGAATCTGGTTAATGGGATCTGGTAAGAGCACCACTGGTGTGTAGTATGTAGTTCAGTCTACCTTTTATTCCCCTGTGCCTTGTCCTTTTGCCATAGTCAGGAAATAAACTTTCTCTTCTGAATCCTGCTTCTTTAGTCTTTTCTGTAGGTTTTTCTTTGTTccagcattttcttttctcctgtgtTTCTTTAGCTTGCATTTCTTTCTGCTGATTAGGCAAGGATTGCCACTGTTTGGCTGCTCAGCTTCCACTGACCTCAGTGGGGAAAAATTGCATTCAGTAAATAGGAATTACTTTCCCCCTGGCAGagaatttcttaaaaaacaaaaagcagctgCTGACAGGAGTCTGTTCTTCTGTTGTACAAAGAacagaaggagaaaagctgcCTCTGTAGTGTTTGAAGAAATCAGACACAACTATGACCAGGTCATCAGCTCTTTGATTTGTCTATGAGGGTTGGTATTTCCCAATACTTCTCCTTCAAGAGGTCAGGAAAGAAAGtgatgaaaaagaagagcaaaagtaTGGAAAGAACCCGTTAGGTAACAATCCTATATGTAAAACAAGAAAGGTTATGGTGATTTAAGGCATGTCAAAGTCTTGACCAAATATAAAAACTTTACACCTTATTTACCCTAACTAGAATACTTAAAATTCAAACGAATAAGAGGAAATTCTTAACCTCCTAATTGTTGCTAAATAAATTTACCTCAAAAATGGTAAGTTTGAAAAATACTTGAAAGAACTTTTTAATGTGGAAGACAGAGGAAAACCAATGCAATATGACAATAAACATCATGcttattcaagaaaaataagaagtgCAAAGGAAGTGTGTCTGcagataaaaagttttttaagagTCAGTAAGGAACTCCTTAAAAGATTTAAAGAGAaacactgtatataaaatttCAATGTCCAAAAGTCTGCTAGTTTTTATTAAGATGGAGCTTTATTGGTTTCTTGAACACCAGTGCTGCCAgtaaatactatattttattctgaaaaatcCCAGAGCTATGAGAGGTTCTCCAAGGGTAGGTTACCACTATGGTCTCCGTCTTTCATTCTAAGTGACTGTCCCCTGAGTTCGGGTGGGGTAAGGCGGGAGAATGTGCACTTTTGGGCAGAGGAGCACTTCTGCAGGCATGCGCTGGCATCTCCACAAGGATCAGCCAGTGGACTCTCTCCGTCTTAACTTTGACAAAGTTTGGGCCCGCCCCTACTCTGATAACTCAGATTTATCACTTGTCAGGTAATGAATAAAAGATGAAATTCTGTGTAAGAAAGGTAGTTAAGAGTTTCTTAAAGTTGAGAACCATCTGTATTTTGATACAgtcctttttttctgaaaaaagtcATCCGAATTTGGAATGAAGCCATAGtggtttggtggtttttttttttttcttttataagattTCATTTTTGGGGGGTGCTTGAGGCATATAAAGAaactttgggaattccctggcagtccagtggttaggactccacactttcactgccaagggcccgggttcaatccctggtcacggaactaagatcccacaagctgtgcagcacagccaaaaaaaaagaagaagaagctttTTAAAGTGGCTAGTTCTAAAATTTGTGTTCCCCCAACAAGATAGGAAAATGTCTACATTTTATGGTGTGTGCTCGTATTTTTTTCAGAGTAAATGTCCCCAACCCAGCCCCCCAATTTGATGCTTTAATATGTTTGTCTGACAGTTTCCAATGAGAGCTAAAAGGAAATTTATTCTCAAATAGACATGCATTTTAATCTCATCCCCACCAACttggaatatttatttaatacccAAGGTATTAATTTAAAACTTAACAGTTTTGTTTAAAACTTGGAGTATATATTTAaattctctcatacacacactcCCTCAAactttgaaatggaaaaataaaattttatttattcaaggtaactttatacacagcttttcaggaaaaaaaatatctattGGATAATAATAAGCATATGTAGATTGCTTGTTTCCAAAATGGCTAAGTTATTGATACACATACCATCCACATATGTAAAATGTACTGTACATTAAAGTTAGGGCCTATAGCCAGTAAATAGACCactgttatataatttttttttttttaagttccactTATGCACATAGGCTTTGAGCAGATTTCAGGTAGTTcctgaataaaaatcaaaattggcTACCAATTGCCATTTAATGTATTTCATcacatgaagaaaaacaaaagattggGAGTCCTTTGAGAAGAATAGAAAATCAGCTAAAAAGCAAGTAGTAGTTATAACAGTTCTGCAGGTGGGGGTGGCAGGGACTCATTGAGATTTTGATCAGAGTCAGGAGGACTAGGGAACTGCTGACACTGGATCTCCTGGTTTTTCATAAAATCTCCTGGAGGCAGGGTCAAGTTAAGTGAGTCAGGGGGAGGTGGAAATGACTGTTTGAACTCAGAATCATGATCTTCACAGACTTGATTGAGGCAGTCCAGAGATGGTGGGAGATTGGTGGAATCATTTGGAAGAGGAGATACAGTTGTCACTGTGGGTCTGTCAGATTGGTTACTCTCCTGTCCTTCCAAAtcaagagggggaggaggtggtggaggcAGATCTGCATCATCTGAAGAGGAAACAGCAGTGCCAATTGTTGATCCATCAGCACTATCTTCTGATGTGCCATTTGCttgatcttttattttctctgttttgggAGTATTAGAATCTTCAATGTTTTCATTTGATTCAAACAACTTAATTTCTAAGTCATCTGCTAAAAGTGTGCTTTTGCTTGGTTTCCAGGCCATAAGTGAAACAATTGATGTACGTTTTGGGAACACTTCATTTTCTCTAATGTTATCCAGACATACGTCAGGGGTTTCACCATCAGCAAATGGAGACCTACCTGCCCAATTTTGATCATGTGACACTGGTTTTCGCAAGCATTTCCACAATACAATCATGATTATAGCTACCACCATAGAAGTCAGAACTAAACCAATTAATATGGTCGCTGTTGAATTAGAATTGGTTTTCTGTGGGCTCTTGTTTTTAGTGGTAGTTTCTAGGTTAAATCCTGGTGTACCCCTAGGTGAACTTCTGACAGTTGGTGTTGGTTGTATGGATAGATTATGAGCAGTTGATGGTACTGATTTTCTAGAGGAGGTGTGGATAGATGATGGTTGTTGAGTGGGAGTATAGACAGATGGTGGTGGTTGTCTGGTAGAAGAATGGGCAGATGTTGATCGTTGTCTGGCAGAGGTGGACACAGGTAGTGCTGTTCCTTGGGAGGAGGTGTTGGCCATTGGTATTGGTTTTCTGGTGACATTATAGGCAAGTGGTTGTCCAGTAGAAGTATGTGCTGCTGGTTTCCCAGAAGACACATAGACAGTTGGTGTTGGTTGTCCAGCGGCAACTTCGGCAGTTGTTATTGGTTGTCCAGAAGAAAGGTTGTTGAATTGTGTTGGTTGACCTGAAGGATTCTCTGTTGTGCTTTGAGAATTAGCTGAGACATATGACCTTGATGATCTAAATAAAGTAGACTGTGGTTGCTTCTCTGTTGTAGTTGCTTCTGCCTCTGAGAAAAAAGTATCGTTCAGATGTCcacaaaacaaaattatggtgaAATATTTGGGATCCATTTCAGAATGTTTCCTCTTTACCAgtagttttataataaaagaaagaaagacaattaGGTATCATTTACTGTCTGGCATAAAGTAGGTAGGTACTTGATAAGTATTTATCTTTCCTAATTTAGACTTGATACCCTACAGGCTAATGTGACCGACTCTTAAATATACTCTGATTTATCATATAACATCTGGAAGTCATAGGCAGTGATCTCTCTTCTTTCATAAGATCTGTACTTGGCCCCGCTGCCCCTGTGGGTTTAGTACACTACAGTCCTTCGTTTCACAGTCACACCTCTCCAACGCATAGGCTGCATACGCTGGTACCGTGTGCGTGCTACTTTCTCCTCCGTTTACTGCTAGAAATACATTGATCCTGCTGCCTCGAAGGACACCAGTAACCGCCTATTACCTGATCCagtggtcttttctttctctttttt
Above is a genomic segment from Mesoplodon densirostris isolate mMesDen1 chromosome 18, mMesDen1 primary haplotype, whole genome shotgun sequence containing:
- the EVI2B gene encoding protein EVI2B; this translates as MDPKYFTIILFCGHLNDTFFSEAEATTTEKQPQSTLFRSSRSYVSANSQSTTENPSGQPTQFNNLSSGQPITTAEVAAGQPTPTVYVSSGKPAAHTSTGQPLAYNVTRKPIPMANTSSQGTALPVSTSARQRSTSAHSSTRQPPPSVYTPTQQPSSIHTSSRKSVPSTAHNLSIQPTPTVRSSPRGTPGFNLETTTKNKSPQKTNSNSTATILIGLVLTSMVVAIIMIVLWKCLRKPVSHDQNWAGRSPFADGETPDVCLDNIRENEVFPKRTSIVSLMAWKPSKSTLLADDLEIKLFESNENIEDSNTPKTEKIKDQANGTSEDSADGSTIGTAVSSSDDADLPPPPPPPLDLEGQESNQSDRPTVTTVSPLPNDSTNLPPSLDCLNQVCEDHDSEFKQSFPPPPDSLNLTLPPGDFMKNQEIQCQQFPSPPDSDQNLNESLPPPPAELL